From the genome of Electrophorus electricus isolate fEleEle1 chromosome 14, fEleEle1.pri, whole genome shotgun sequence:
CATATGGACAATAAAACTAAAACgttaaaacagaaatacaagatTAGACAAATATCCCACTTGTAGTTGTGTcagtaaaacagtaatgaaAACTACTCTGAGTACCTGTACCTTTTGAAACTGTTAATGCTGGGGACCACTGTGACCTCAAGATGTCCAAGCAAATACTTCCATTACTGTTTATGTTTGGATGATAAATTTTTGTTGTAAACGCTACCTGTTAAAAGCAGAATCATGTCAGAACAATGCCTTCACACAAGCGCTGGGTAGAACGTAATGTAAAAGGAGTGTCAGATGATCCTCCTCACCTTTGGTGGTTTGAAGGGGTAGTCTGTGGGAAAGTGGATAGTAAGAAAGAAGACCCCACCTTGGTATGCACTATCACTCTGTGAGAGACGGAAGGAAGACGCTACATTACTAGTATCCTGGCACTGCTACAATGCGTTACTGTgatataaaacctttgaaaataataaatcattagtAATGTGCTTTTATATACAGCGACCACTATGGGGGATAGAAATCTTCatataattaaatatgaattttattttctttatattagaacaaaattaaaaacctCAGTTTTACTCTAAACGGAAAAAAATACTTACAGGTCCCATTATTGTTGCCTGCCAGTGAAACACTGTAAATCAATGGGAGAGGGGACAGTGAAGGGACGTATACATCTGGTATGGCCAAAACAATGACATTTCTTAACGAATTTCAATAGACCTACAGTCATCCCCCACAGGTCCAGCAGAGCACTGTGCAGGTGGGTCCCTTTGCAAATCTTGAAGCTCctgaatgataataaaaaaaaaaaaaactaagttGCTGTTTGGAACGAACATGGAATCCAGTGTTTACAAGAAAATCAATGCTGATAGTGGTTTAAAAAACCCACTATAAGTACCCTCATAGCCTAGATTTCCCTTAGTGAAAGTGCATACTTTAAATATGTTGTATAACAGTTCATTGTTATGCATTTTATACTATGCTTTGTTTAAAAGCATATAGGAGAGCAGAATTTTAGAACTGTGATGTGAAAGGCATATAGAGGAATTCCTGTCACTAAGAACCACAGCACTGGCCATATTGATGAGACAGAGACCACTCACCAGTCAACTATAAAGCCCTCAACATTGAAAGACATGAAACAGCACAGTACTGTAAACCTACATAATTGCAGTAGAAATGTAGGACCACAGTACATTACTATTGCAGTTATGTATTGTGGACCTACATAACTGCAGTAGTAATGTAGGTCTACAGTACATTACTGCAGTAGTAATTTAGGACCACAGTACATAACTGCAGTAGTAATGTAGGTCagtttttttggtcattttcgAGGTGGTGTTGTGGTAAACGTCACGGGAAGCTTACAAAACATTGCGCAACCTCAGAACTTCCAAACTTGTTTAGTCACACAGCAAACTGACAAAATAGGAGTGTTGTGGTACCTGTTGAATCACCATGTTTGGTGTTAGGAAACAGCAGAGACTCGGAGAAAGTCACACACCCCAGTAACCGCCGGCTCAGTCCAGCCACACAGAACAGCGCGACAGCTGCGAGTCCAAACCGAGCGCCCGTGTCCAGCTGAGCCGTGCTGTATAACCCGAGCTAGCTTACTCGTGTCTTTGTTTAGCATGGCTCTCTCCAAATACACACGGATGTAAGGAAGGGAGACTCGGAGCTGTATCTAGCCACAGTTCGGTTAGGCAGGCCTTCTGAATTAGCTGCACTTTCATTGTAGCTTTTTAACTCACTGTTTAGCTACTGTTGTTGACGTTGTGCTCACCAAAATATTAGACTTCGCCAGCTAACATAGCTATCTAAAACTGACAAGCTGGCAACTAATCCAAATACAGGCTAGCATTAGCTAACAAGCTAAACCCAGCTAACCAAGCTAAAGCTAAAAGCTGACTCTGAGGGCAGGTGTTAGCTAGCGTGCTAATACAAAAACGTTAGCCAACCTAGCTAACGTGACCTGGGCTGCCTACACAGACTGTGCAGTGGTTCCTCTACATGATGACAAAGCACAATAGCCACCGTAACCAATGACCTAAACGATGTTTAGAATAACGAGCTACCTAAATGACACGACGCAATGTTGACAGTTGAGTTGATCGCTGAGACTAGCGCAGTCTCAGGCTAGCTTAGCTAAGAGCGCTAACGCGGCACTCCCATTTATGCCttcaaatataaataacacCATGCTGCTGAACAGTTCTAACATAAATAACATGGGTTATTTCTCTCCAAAATAGTTCAGGATGTTGGCCATCTTTCTCTAAAGGTGACATCAGAGAACTAAACGCTGTCCGTCTAATGAACCTCGCTACCTACCGAGATTGAAGTAGCCAGTTAGCTTGGTTAGCTAGGAGGGTTACTGAACATCCCCCAAACAACACTTACCTTCTGTATTCTCTTTAATGCCATAAtacctgtctgtgtctgtcgcTCCTAGTATGCGGGATATCCAGCTAGGCGGACTACTGACGCCTGTCCAAGATTATTGCTATGTAAGAGCCAACAACACTGTCTATTTCCCTGAGAGATGCTAGTGTAGCTAACATGAATGAGAACCTTGACGCAACTTTGACTTCCTGTATCAGGAGTTtccaaaaatcaaaataaaagcctattTCCCCAACAAACCGAGTATTCATTAGTAGCAGATTCGTTGTAAGAGCCTACCGTttgataattactgcatgggtgattatgcttcagctggcaacaagttatttaaccctaactgatgcagtgggTAGTTTctaatttgttaaacaaccatgtccaaagacatcctgtggtcatggaaaatatgttaatctgtttcagaagagtcaaattattggcaatgcatcaagcagagaaaacatctaatgagattgctgaaactattaaaatctgttaaagaactgtccaacgcattattaaaaagtggaagcacagtggggaaacatcatcttcgaggaaagAATCTGGGTGGggaaaaatcttgaatgatcgtgatcggcaatcacttaaacgtgtggtgaaatcaaatcgtagaaaaacaacagtagaactcagggatatgttaaatagtgaaagtaagagcatttccacacacacaatgcaaagggaactcaagggattgggacttaacagctgtgtagccttaagaaaaccacttgtcagtgaggctaaccggcaaaaacggcttaaatttgctagggagcataaagattggactctggagcaatggaagaaggtcacaTGATCTggtgagtccagatttaccctgtttcagagtgatgggtgcatgaGGGTAAGAAGAGAGATGGCTGAagtgcctagtgcctaccgtacaagcctgtgagggcagtgctatgatctggggttgctgcagttggtcaggtctaggttcagcaacattacgtgcccaaagaatgaggtcggctgactacctgaatatactgaacgaccaggttattccatcaatgggttttttcttccctgatggcacaggcatattccaaaatgacaatgccaggattcatcgggctcaaattgtgaaagagtggttcagggagcatgagacatcattttcacacttggattggccaccacagagtccagacctgaaccccattgagaatctttgggaagtgctagagaagactttgcgcagtggtccaaatgtCCCAtaatcaatacaagatcttggggaaagattaatgcaactctcgacagaaataaatgttgtgacattgcagaagcttgtgggaacaatgccacagcgaatgcgtgctataatcaaagctaaagacggtccaacgaaatatcaGAGCGTGTGACATTtctttttggccaggcagtgtatattgtAAGGGATGGCTCCAGGTCAAGGCTCTCTccggccaccagggggaggcctcgagtcaggcacgctaccaatcaggcttgatgcccacagctgggctaggtctatataagcccagtgacccagtcactcagtgctgggtctttggtAAAAATGTTGCCGCATTCTAGCAGGAGCTTGTTTGCCTCGCAACAAAGTGGCTGGGGTTCAACTCCCCCCTTTagtttttttacttctcttgttttacctgttctaatatctaactgttctgcacacaggcccaccattaTTAAAGCATGGTGCCTCACTCAGATGTCGTCACCtatctgacctgggtttgagccccattTTATATGAGTATATATGCATGATTATGATGTAAACGTGATAACAACAAGATAACATCAACATCAAGTATTGTTGAATTCACTTTCAAAAAACCAACACATGCACCAACCAGAAGCGATGTTATACAGCCAAGGTCCACAGACTGCTGAAAA
Proteins encoded in this window:
- the ube2d1b gene encoding ubiquitin-conjugating enzyme E2 D1b isoform X1 is translated as MALKRIQKELQDLQRDPPAQCSAGPVGDDLFHWQATIMGPSDSAYQGGVFFLTIHFPTDYPFKPPKVAFTTKIYHPNINSNGSICLDILRSQWSPALTVSKVLLSICSLLCDPNPDDPLVPDIAHIYKSDKEKYNRLAREWTQKYAM
- the ube2d1b gene encoding ubiquitin-conjugating enzyme E2 D1b isoform X2 → MVIQQELQDLQRDPPAQCSAGPVGDDLFHWQATIMGPSDSAYQGGVFFLTIHFPTDYPFKPPKVAFTTKIYHPNINSNGSICLDILRSQWSPALTVSKVLLSICSLLCDPNPDDPLVPDIAHIYKSDKEKYNRLAREWTQKYAM